In one window of Candidatus Melainabacteria bacterium DNA:
- a CDS encoding HD domain-containing protein produces the protein MAGNKTYKQRTYLDPIHGPIELNLNDSTDKLLAKIIDSKEFQRLRRIKQMGLGWFTFHGAEHTRFGHSLGTLYIARQMLNHLSKSFPEIHSHKKEILISALLHDIGHGPFSHTSEKFTKFNHEDWTEKIVLSNSEVNSILKKHGKNLPRKITKLLRHKETKTYLSQIISSYIDCDRLDYLLRDSYYVGVPYGLTGSDRIISSLEVDKDKIVINESIGLDAVIHYLHARYSMYKQVYQHKKNLACDFLLKKIIQRACRRGKVTSPLRDWLNIDNLPIEKINIDSFIEIDDYLLISSIQKWSEGNSGDKILSTLSNSFITRKLFKSLEFRRKVSKERKNEILEKVKKIAKAKNFDPNYYVGIEHSASTPYEPYKALSKTTDKAIFIKQKNGKVKELSQVSGLVKALSQENVVKTCLIFAPELEDDINQIKEFRELFK, from the coding sequence ATGGCTGGTAATAAAACCTATAAACAAAGAACATATCTTGATCCAATTCATGGGCCTATTGAACTAAACCTAAATGATTCAACTGACAAACTACTTGCAAAGATTATAGACAGCAAGGAATTTCAAAGACTTAGAAGAATCAAACAAATGGGATTAGGCTGGTTTACTTTTCATGGTGCAGAACATACTAGGTTTGGTCATAGTTTAGGAACTTTATATATTGCAAGACAAATGTTAAATCACTTGTCAAAAAGTTTTCCAGAAATACATTCACATAAAAAAGAAATCTTGATATCAGCACTACTACATGATATTGGTCATGGTCCTTTTAGTCATACATCAGAAAAGTTTACAAAATTTAATCATGAAGACTGGACAGAAAAAATTGTTTTAAGTAATTCAGAAGTTAATTCAATACTTAAAAAGCACGGTAAAAATTTACCAAGAAAAATCACTAAACTTTTAAGGCATAAAGAAACAAAAACTTACTTAAGCCAGATTATTTCAAGTTATATAGATTGTGACAGGTTAGATTATCTCCTTCGAGATTCTTATTATGTAGGTGTTCCGTACGGACTTACAGGTTCAGATAGGATAATCTCATCGCTAGAAGTTGACAAAGATAAAATTGTTATAAATGAAAGTATTGGCTTGGATGCTGTGATTCATTATTTACATGCAAGATATTCAATGTACAAACAAGTGTATCAGCATAAAAAAAACCTAGCTTGCGATTTTTTATTAAAAAAAATTATTCAAAGGGCCTGTCGTAGAGGAAAAGTTACCTCTCCTCTACGAGATTGGTTAAACATTGATAATTTGCCAATTGAAAAAATAAATATAGATTCTTTTATAGAGATAGATGATTACTTATTAATTTCAAGCATACAAAAATGGTCAGAGGGAAATTCAGGAGACAAAATTTTGAGCACATTATCAAACTCTTTTATCACAAGAAAATTATTTAAGTCGTTAGAGTTCCGACGCAAAGTTTCTAAGGAAAGGAAAAATGAAATTCTGGAAAAAGTTAAAAAAATCGCTAAAGCAAAAAACTTTGATCCAAATTATTACGTAGGGATAGAACATTCTGCTTCTACACCTTATGAACCTTATAAGGCTTTAAGTAAGACAACTGATAAAGCAATTTTTATAAAACAAAAAAATGGTAAAGTAAAAGAACTTTCTCAGGTTTCAGGTTTAGTAAAAGCTCTAAGTCAAGAAAACGTTGTAAAAACATGTCTTATATTTGCACCTGAACTTGAAGATGACATAAATCAAATTAAAGAATTTAGAGAATTGTTCAAATAA